One genomic window of Cottoperca gobio chromosome 10, fCotGob3.1, whole genome shotgun sequence includes the following:
- the LOC115014533 gene encoding LOW QUALITY PROTEIN: mucin-5AC (The sequence of the model RefSeq protein was modified relative to this genomic sequence to represent the inferred CDS: deleted 1 base in 1 codon): MAGRRSCVNSLWSGTERVRIGERLKATLAGVLELELLRCKHLEMVDAARRTEFPLPPTPKSHERRRGGEPRRAPASEAEHGIATSRRQQAPSPSDIVVMPCQSSLEDCGSNSGDGTVHTSSGRGSNSRWSTLSWDAPSDLLSPPTPDPSGTVHLDSDSRPSSGFYSVSGSSLSDSCYSVSSDAAQGGSAPSARPLKLWEQVPLSADNTDTLWSDGAVQQQQPALQSSQEEAELTEGTPVSVQSDIEVPGLSFLSDLCSGLGDSLISSFLPLLEPTSSSSSSLHPNPQLDPRYCTDLVSRRTKEVYPYPSPLHAVALQSPIFTSQSQEQSASPNPEGLQLDEPQESNMDPTLPLQPTGLASFTQLEQYICRLARQYHSRVTSSTADLTSSATPGQVRHRGLCTPGKSHGSTQSLYAFESRSQHSTLPVGSITPCKSLLGNSARISLSTTGKKPTRNSINLGNLPSATGEDLNINLHLNLNLNLTPGLNSSRVDNPKNGSCGALRNDFASVSASSATSLSSATPAPALRARPRISTCPSSLSHRSSLEVTSGSGPSPGFGSSAFCRSLDWSNGAPPETAPPVFGSGSAPGSQRSSLIQESSSSPKISEDSPMVAEISRLSGLSKAVVVGLMEQGVELDIDCFQTDTAGEVRSHSKTHLTPTVQTDQSHDYTRLTDLNPQRPIQLSLSVTHSPQSQASLTPPLSHSSSPIHPYQSIHIPSSHFSSHCHYQQIPSPSDLPSSTASSPASRPTTRGRSPPRPLQPSPMGATPLSVFRRDAPFQCSLPRTNTRSTPLEQGGIQPRGGSLRQSGGGSGGWKRVEGEGLYSGKHATHKLIRAATVSSYAKREDHSSVWAEEQEMERSEAQTPRKTSNKLWRGFEGRRRFKESESEREEMDRAEYGYGWRSNSVGSWRREHRRVKGSSSSNDKRPKVENSPIFSKKRGKEEGERRSTSLRLSRRALFRSESQGLLVSRNHGEEPTRRAHWVSSLDVGQGGLSKHEGLRLLRAKEEDKRLSSTASLFNLSRSQSLEGSCHSLSPLSSPSFSPSPPPQMPLQRSRSLRDLGRRMFGSMRSLSLKRKPSKK; encoded by the exons GCTCCGTCTCCCTCAGATATAGTGGTAATGCCCTGTCAGAGCAGCCTAGAGGACTGTGGCAGTAATTCAGGGGACGGGACGGTCCACACCTCATCTGGCAGGGGGAGCAACTCACGCTGGTCTACTCTGTCGTGGGACGCCCCCTCTGACCTGCTCTCTCCCCCAACACCAGACCCCAGTGGTACAGTCCATCTGGACAGTGACTCCAGGCCTAGttcag GTTTCTATTCAGTGAGCGGGAGCTCTCTCTCGGACTCTTGCTACTCAGTGTCCAGTGACGCTGCTCAGGGAGGATCAGCGCCCTCGGCCAGACCCCTGAAGCTGTGGGAGCAGGTTCCTCTGTCCGCTGACAACACGGACACTCTGTGGTCAGACGGTGCagtgcaacagcagcagcctgcTCTGCAGAGCAGCCAGGAAGAAGCTGAACTAACAGAAGGGACGCCAGTTTCAG TCCAAAGTGACATTGAAGTGCCCGGTCTGAGCTTCCTGTCTGACCTCTGCTCAGGACTTGGTGACTCCCTAATTTCTTCCTTCCTACCGCTTCTCGAAccgacctcctcctcctcctcctccctccatccgaACCCCCAGCTGGACCCTCGCTACTGCACAGACCTGGTGTCCCGTCGGACCAAAGAGGTGTACCCCTACCCCAGCCCACTGCACGCCGTTGCCCTCCAGAGCCCCATCTTCACCTCCCAGAGCCAGGAGCAATCAGCCTCTCCGAACCCTGAAGGGCTCCAACTAGATGAACCACAAGAGTCCAACATGGATCCAACTCTGCCTCTCCAGCCCACTGGCCTGGCTTCTTTTACCCAGCTGGAGCAGTACATCTGTCGACTGGCACGCCAGTACCACAGTCGGGTAACCTCCTCCACCGCCGATCTCACTTCATCTGCCACCCCTGGTCAAGTCAGGCACAGAGGCCTTTGTACCCCGGGCAAAAGTCACGGTTCCACTCAGTCCCTTTACGCCTTTGAGAGCCGCAGTCAACACTCCACCCTGCCAGTGGGTAGCATCACTCCTTGTAAGTCGCTGCTGGGAAACTCTGCCAGAATCAGCCTCAGCACCACAGGGAAAAAACCCACTAGGAATTCAATCAACCTGGGTAACCTCCCTTCGGCAACCGGAGAGGACTTGAACATAAATCTGCATCTCAACCTTAACTTGAATCTGACTCCTGGTTTAAATTCTAGCCGTGTGGACAATCCCAAAAATGGCAGCTGTGGAGCTTTGAGGAATGACTTTGCATCAGTTTCCGCATCCTCTGCTACATCACTCTCCTCCGCCACACCCGCTCCGGCACTAAGGGCTCGCCCTCGCATTTCAACATGCCCAAGCAGCCTGAGCCACCGCAGCTCCCTGGAGGTCACTTCAGGGTCTGGACCCAGTCCTGGATTTGGGTCATCTGCCTTCTGTCGCTCTTTAGACTGGAGTAACGGCGCTCCACCTGAAACGGCACCACCAGTGTTTGGTTCTGGATCAGCTCCTGGGTCTCAGCGCAGCAGCTTGATCCAAGAGTCCAGCTCCAGTCCCAAGATAAGCGAAGACTCCCCCATGGTGGCGGAGATCTCCCGCCTCTCTGGCCTCTCGAAGGCTGTTGTGGTGGGACTGATGGAACAAGGTGTGGAGCTGGACATTGACTGCTTCCAAACAGATACTGCAGGCGAGGTGAGGAGTCACAGTAAAACTCACCTGACACCAACAGTCCAGACAGATCAGTCACATGACTACACCAGACTGACCGACCTAAATCCGCAGAGACCAATACAgctgtctctcagtgtcacCCATTCTCCACAGTCTCAGGCCAGcctcacccctcctctctcACACTCCAGCAGCCCTATACACCCTTATCAGTCCATCCATATTCCCTCTTCCCACTTCTCCTCACACTGCCACTACCAGCAGATCCCTTCCCCATCCGACCTTCCCTCTTCCACGGCCTCCTCCCCTGCCTCCCGCCCCACCACAAGGGGGCGCTCCCCTCCCCGGCCTCTCCAGCCATCCCCTATGGGGGCCACCCCGCTCTCTGTTTTCCGACGGGATGCGCCCTTCCAGTGCTCCCTGCCTCGCACCAATACGAGGAGCACTCCTCTGGAGCAAGGCGGTATCCAACCGAGGGGTGGATCACTTCGACAGAGTGGGGGAGGAAGTGGCGGGTGGAAGAGAGTGGAGGGGGAAGGGCTTTATAGTGGAAAGCATGCCACCCACAAGTTGATCCGGGCCGCCACAGTAAGCAGCTATGCCAAGAGAGAGGACCATAGCTCCGTTTGGGCTGAGGAGCAGGAGATGGAGCGATCAGAAGCCCAGACACCCAGGAAGACCTCCAACAAACTCTGGAGGGGCTTCGAGGGACGGCGCAGGTTCAAAGAGTCCGAAAGTGAAAGGGAGGAGATGGACAGAGCCGAGTATGGCTACGGATGGAGGAGCAACAGCGTTGGAAGCTGGAGGAGGGAGCATCGAAGGGTGAAGGGTTCATCTAGCAGTAATGACAAGAGGCCAAAAGTGGAGAACTCGCCCATCTTCTCAAAGAAGAGGGGGAAGGAAGAGGGGGAAAGACGCAGCACCAGCCTCAGGCTTTCCAGGAGGGCTTTGTTCAGGAGTGAGTCCCAAGGCTTGCTGGTGTCTCGTAACCACGGCGAGGAGCCCACAAGACGGGCGCACTGGGTCTCCTCGTTAGACGTGGGGCAAGGTGGCCTCAGCAAACACGAAGGCCTCAGACTGCtgagagcaaaggaggaagacAAACGCCTGTCCTCCACCGCCAGCCTCTTTAACCTCTCTCGTTCCCAGAGTCTGGAAGGCAGCTGCcattccctctcccctctctcctccccttccttctctccatcccctcctcCACAGATGCCTCTGCAGCGCTCTCGCTCACTGAGGGACTTGGGGAGGAGAATGTTTGGCTCCATGAGGTCCCTGAGTCTCAAACGGAAGCCATCCAAGAAGTGA
- the ttc9c gene encoding tetratricopeptide repeat protein 9C isoform X1, translated as MEAGGGDECMDVQEAAAAAEPIFSRHRQTSAKPVWTSLEEAAQMKTEGNALYREKNIRSAIGRYHRALLVLRGLDSEVMASVKGFGPEMPALTPEQEALLRNTQVDCYNNLAACLLQRQSVDYSRVRDYSLRVLQWRPGDVKALYRAGVATLEMGDAQTAKQYLTQACREQPNDANVRKHLQRAEDKLNRELQKERAMYRDMFSPSLKSSSGEGINQTNGAGEGV; from the exons ATggaggctggaggaggagatgagtgTATGGATGTGCAGgaggcagcggcagcagcagaacCAATTTTTTCTCGACACCGACAGACTTCTGCAAAGCCGGTTTGGACTTCGCTAGAGGAGGCAGCCCAAATGAAAACCGAAGGGAATGCTTTGTACAGGGAGAAGAACATTCGCTCAGCCATCGGGCGTTATCACCGAGCTCTGCTGGTCCTCAGAGGCCTCGACTCTGAAGTGATGGCGTCAGTGAAAGGGTTTGGACCTGAGATGCCTGCGCTCACACCTGAACAGGAGGCTTTACTGAGAAACACACAAGTGGACTGCTACAACAACTTAGCTG CCTGTTTGCTGCAGAGACAGAGCGTTGACTATTCTCGTGTGCGGGACTACAGCCTGCGGGTGCTGCAGTGGCGACCAGGTGATGTCAAAGCGCTGTACAGGGCAGGAGTAGCCACTCTGGAGATGGGAGATGCACAGACTGCCAAACAGTACCTCACCCAGGCCTGCAGAGAGCAGCCTAATG ATGCCAATGTGAGGAAACACCTGCAGAGAGCTGAGGACAAACTGAATCGGGAGTTGCAAAAAGAGAGAGCCATGTACCGAGACATGTTTTCCCCGAGCCTGAAGAGCAGCTCTGGAGAAGGGATTAACCAAACAAACGGAGCCGGTGAAGGAGTTTGA